Below is a genomic region from Mycolicibacter hiberniae.
AGTCGATGCCGCCAATTCCGACACCGGCGTGCGGGCGGTGATCCTCACCGGTGCAGGAAAGATCTTCTCAGCCGGCGGCAACGTCAAAGACATGGCCAACCGTGAGGGCATGTTCGGGTTGGAAGCGATCGAGCAGCGTTATGCCTACGTCGACGGCATACAGCGCCTACCGCGAGCGCTGGCGCGTCTCGAGGTTCCGATCATCGCGGCGGTCAACGGCGCGGCGGTCGGCGCCGGCTGTGATCTGGCCACGATGTGCGATATCAGGATTGCCTCCGAACGTGCCTCCTTCGCCGAGAGTTTCGTACAGATCGGGCTTGTCCCCGGCGACGGCGGCACCTGGTTTCTGCAACGGGCTATCGGCTACGAGCGGGCCGCCGAGATGACCCTGACCGGCGACCGCATCGATGCGACCACCGCGCACGCTTGGGGGCTGGTCAGCCGAGTGGTTGCCCATG
It encodes:
- a CDS encoding crotonase/enoyl-CoA hydratase family protein; this translates as MSTTTGPLAIASEGAVQVWTINLPHLGNAITDQDFITAFEGAVDAANSDTGVRAVILTGAGKIFSAGGNVKDMANREGMFGLEAIEQRYAYVDGIQRLPRALARLEVPIIAAVNGAAVGAGCDLATMCDIRIASERASFAESFVQIGLVPGDGGTWFLQRAIGYERAAEMTLTGDRIDATTAHAWGLVSRVVAHEDLMSAAMELAERIVKNPPHALRMAKRLLQESRTGLLESTLAMAAAMQPLAHRDAEHERRIAQWRSV